Proteins from a single region of Nocardioides anomalus:
- a CDS encoding amylo-alpha-1,6-glucosidase: MSVWTPEVEPTHVAAGSVTLVEGSCFCLSTSGGDLLGTEPNGVFFRDTRILSRWDLQVDGSAPEPLAALTPEPYRGTFLGRVPRRGGRTDTHLLVQRDRWVGSGLREDVVIRNLAGEPVTCTVTVVVDADFADLFEVKERRVQAKGERSVQKRGDRLLVDRRWRDERRGVVVLAPGAALATISCAGDSLGHAVGRVGYDVVVPARGEWRTSLQAHPVVDGEELEPSFPLGRPLRAALPARRRERWQASTPIATTGHDGLQRVLRRSQQDLGALRIFGPGDDSLAAVAAGAPWFMALFGRDSLLTAYMALPVDRSLALGTLRTLARHQGRVADALTEEEPGRILHEVRLGVESGLALGGGSVYYGSVDATPLFVVLLGELARWGADPREVAELVPHADRALEWVLRSGDRDGDGFVEYQRTSERGLANQGWKDSWDGITFADGQPAQAPLALCEVQGYVYDAYRTRARLARAVQAEDVAREWDSRADALRAAFNERFWLGDRGWFALGLDRDKRAVDACASNMGHCLWSGIVDEDKAPLVAERLLSPEMFSGWGIRTLSSDMGAYDPVSYHNGSVWPHDNALIVAGLLRYGFVAQAQRVAEALLEAAQRFGGRLPELFCGFDRDEYDEPVAYPTSCSPQAWAAAAPIHLIRTLLRFDPELPDHELWVDPVLPPAFTPLRVEGVALGEARIDLSIDGDSVVVEGTPPEVTVHHNWSRGQTRGG; this comes from the coding sequence CGAACGGGGTGTTCTTCCGCGACACCCGGATCCTGTCGCGCTGGGACCTGCAGGTCGACGGCTCGGCGCCGGAGCCCCTCGCCGCCCTGACGCCTGAGCCCTACCGCGGCACCTTCCTGGGACGGGTGCCGAGACGGGGCGGCCGCACCGACACGCACCTCCTGGTGCAGCGCGACCGCTGGGTCGGGAGCGGGCTGCGCGAGGACGTGGTCATCCGCAACCTCGCGGGAGAGCCGGTCACCTGCACGGTCACGGTGGTCGTCGACGCCGACTTCGCGGACCTGTTCGAGGTCAAGGAGCGGCGTGTCCAGGCCAAGGGTGAGCGGAGCGTCCAGAAGCGGGGCGATCGACTGCTCGTGGACAGGAGGTGGCGCGACGAGCGCCGTGGCGTCGTCGTGCTGGCCCCCGGTGCCGCTCTGGCCACGATCTCCTGTGCCGGCGACAGCCTCGGCCACGCAGTCGGACGCGTCGGGTACGACGTCGTCGTCCCGGCCCGTGGGGAGTGGAGGACGTCGCTCCAGGCCCACCCGGTCGTGGACGGGGAGGAGCTCGAGCCGTCCTTCCCGCTCGGCCGCCCGCTCCGGGCCGCACTCCCGGCCCGGCGCCGGGAGCGCTGGCAGGCGTCCACACCGATCGCGACCACCGGGCACGACGGCCTCCAGCGGGTCCTGCGACGCAGCCAGCAGGACCTGGGTGCGCTCCGGATCTTCGGGCCCGGCGACGACTCCCTCGCGGCCGTGGCTGCGGGTGCACCGTGGTTCATGGCCCTGTTCGGCCGGGACTCCCTGCTCACCGCCTACATGGCGCTGCCGGTCGATCGCAGCCTGGCGCTGGGCACGCTGCGCACCCTCGCCCGGCACCAGGGCCGGGTCGCCGACGCGCTCACCGAAGAGGAGCCGGGGCGCATCCTCCACGAGGTCCGTCTGGGGGTGGAGTCGGGGCTGGCCCTCGGCGGCGGGAGCGTCTACTACGGGTCGGTCGACGCCACGCCCCTCTTCGTCGTGCTCCTGGGGGAGCTCGCCCGGTGGGGGGCCGACCCGCGGGAGGTCGCGGAGCTGGTGCCCCACGCCGACCGCGCCCTGGAGTGGGTCCTGCGCAGCGGCGACCGGGACGGCGACGGCTTCGTGGAGTACCAGCGCACCAGCGAACGGGGGCTGGCCAACCAGGGGTGGAAGGACTCCTGGGACGGCATCACGTTCGCCGACGGGCAGCCGGCGCAGGCGCCGCTCGCGCTGTGCGAGGTCCAGGGCTACGTCTACGACGCCTACCGCACGCGGGCCCGCCTGGCTCGCGCGGTGCAGGCCGAGGACGTCGCGCGGGAGTGGGACTCCCGAGCCGATGCCCTCCGGGCCGCGTTCAACGAGCGGTTCTGGTTGGGCGACCGCGGCTGGTTCGCCCTGGGCCTGGACCGGGACAAGCGTGCGGTGGACGCGTGCGCCTCGAACATGGGGCACTGCCTCTGGAGCGGCATCGTCGACGAGGACAAGGCGCCCCTGGTCGCCGAGCGGTTGTTGTCGCCCGAGATGTTCAGCGGGTGGGGGATCCGCACGCTGAGCAGCGACATGGGTGCCTACGACCCGGTGAGCTACCACAACGGGTCGGTGTGGCCCCACGACAACGCCCTCATCGTGGCGGGTCTCCTGCGCTACGGCTTCGTGGCGCAGGCGCAACGGGTGGCGGAGGCGCTGCTCGAGGCCGCGCAACGATTCGGCGGCCGCCTGCCCGAGCTGTTCTGCGGCTTCGATCGGGACGAGTACGACGAGCCGGTGGCGTACCCGACCTCGTGCTCGCCGCAGGCTTGGGCGGCGGCCGCACCCATCCACCTGATCCGCACCCTGCTCCGTTTCGATCCCGAGCTGCCTGACCACGAGCTCTGGGTCGATCCCGTCCTGCCGCCGGCGTTCACCCCGTTGCGCGTGGAGGGCGTCGCGCTGGGGGAGGCCCGCATCGACCTGAGCATCGACGGGGACTCGGTCGTGGTCGAGGGGACGCCACCCGAGGTGACCGTCCACCACAACTGGTCCCGCGGGCAGACCCGCGGTGGGTGA
- a CDS encoding glycosyltransferase family 4 protein, which yields MRIGLIAPPVIPVPPPAYGGTEAVIDRLARGLARAGHEVLLAAAANSSCPVPRVAGTSVADRNAPACSGTIGELRHVITSYAAMGDVDVVHDHTLTGPLYRRPASGARVVTTAHGPFDATLGPVYRAMRDVPLLAISHHQAASARGVDVVGVIHHGVDLDSVPVGRGDGGYASFLGRMSPEKGPREAALVARAAGVPLRMAAKLREPAEQEYFDAAVRPLLCSDVEFVGELGYAEKLELLGSSFALLNPIQWAEPFGLVMAEALATGTPVVATPVGSAPELVQDGVTGHLRLGTGALAAALVDAPRLDRAVCRAAAVSRFSSDRMVADHVRVYGRILSRAAPGSRAVAEPVVGTA from the coding sequence ATGCGCATCGGCCTCATCGCCCCACCGGTGATCCCGGTCCCGCCGCCGGCCTACGGCGGCACCGAGGCCGTGATCGACCGGCTGGCGCGGGGCCTGGCCAGAGCGGGCCACGAGGTGCTCCTGGCGGCTGCGGCGAACAGCTCGTGCCCGGTGCCTCGCGTGGCCGGCACCAGTGTGGCTGACCGGAACGCACCCGCGTGCTCCGGCACGATCGGCGAGCTGCGTCACGTCATCACCAGCTACGCCGCGATGGGCGACGTCGACGTCGTGCACGACCACACGCTGACCGGGCCGCTGTACCGTCGCCCGGCGTCGGGAGCACGGGTGGTGACCACGGCCCACGGCCCCTTCGACGCCACCTTGGGCCCGGTGTACCGGGCGATGCGTGACGTACCCCTCCTGGCCATCTCGCACCACCAAGCCGCGTCCGCTCGAGGCGTCGACGTGGTGGGCGTGATCCACCACGGCGTCGACCTCGACTCCGTCCCGGTCGGCCGCGGGGACGGCGGGTACGCCAGTTTCCTGGGACGGATGTCGCCCGAGAAGGGGCCGCGGGAGGCGGCGCTCGTCGCCCGTGCGGCCGGGGTCCCGCTGCGGATGGCGGCCAAGCTCCGCGAACCGGCCGAGCAGGAGTACTTCGACGCCGCGGTCCGACCCCTGCTGTGCTCGGACGTCGAGTTCGTCGGGGAGCTCGGGTACGCCGAGAAGCTGGAGCTCCTCGGATCCTCCTTCGCCCTGCTGAACCCGATCCAGTGGGCCGAGCCGTTCGGGCTGGTGATGGCCGAGGCGCTGGCGACGGGCACACCCGTCGTCGCCACGCCGGTGGGCTCGGCGCCCGAGCTCGTCCAGGACGGGGTCACCGGACACCTGCGCCTTGGGACCGGAGCACTCGCCGCGGCCCTGGTGGACGCGCCTCGGCTCGACCGCGCAGTGTGCCGGGCCGCTGCGGTGAGCAGGTTCAGCAGCGACCGGATGGTCGCCGACCACGTCCGGGTCTACGGGAGGATCCTGAGCAGGGCCGCTCCGGGATCGCGTGCGGTCGCCGAGCCGGTGGTCGGCACCGCGTGA
- a CDS encoding discoidin domain-containing protein encodes MKKVSSVLLASVGSLVLAGSLFTTGADGHEAASSAGRSEASSVTKAVETTIPASAPKAPSPQAPAAPAGTLPVGPSGKSVVQNPTTYTNPISLTQGSERILTAGEPVIKIFDGDYYLFTRGRKGYWWSSDFKDWNYVDAPNLLGGIVGMTEIDGKLYNYAGNTNNRVMTTDDPKTGIWYDAGTFSSNNYGDASMLYDEDTGRLFMYYGWSQILGIRVVELDKHTFKEISKPQVVLWGDPHNHGWETRYSEDLIFPYFTDREYRPQEYGWTEGPHPLKYKGKYYVLYSSIGLEFASYAQGVYVADDPMGPYKYDEHNPLTRMVSGSAPGAGHGSFFQDKQGKLWTIAMVAFTQNGGAGNTLMSLFPTDVDKQGVMHGDVEYGDYPQYLPGVKKNPIKDNFTGWTLLSLNKKVETSSTQVNYWPALAVDENGKSFWSAQTGDPGEYLTVDLGKESDIRGIQTQWDKAGARGTGAIPRYESYTVQVSSDNQNWTTVIDKSNNPQDLQSDYVELPTAVTGRYVRLTNVFTPDSGKFAVKEFRVFGNPGASTFTKVPKGQVMAVRNQVDRRRADLLWQPVEGAEGYVVRYGIEPNKLYQSEMVYGKNSLAIKSLNVDPEYYFQVEAFSSGTPRYVENPFETRGRGAELDFTRQPTGGARTTEKVMTYETYGRDEKYVFDNVTPGTYTLKHTYGVGIWGPQELTADQLIGTGTKPTYTALNLTQFGNGSTQWGTIEVRVYPGATSGRVEVTFHYTDDTSGPTVTVKNGPGETSGNATDGYQQVSYKLFDKSKVDKVVINGVTKDLTDNQYSDVNFIKPGVFGAQLGDNTMDVYDAIGQVTTLHFTLVP; translated from the coding sequence ATGAAGAAGGTGTCATCCGTCCTGCTGGCGTCCGTGGGGTCGCTCGTCCTCGCGGGCTCCCTGTTCACCACCGGAGCCGACGGCCACGAAGCAGCGAGCAGCGCGGGGAGGAGCGAGGCGAGCAGCGTCACCAAGGCCGTCGAGACCACGATCCCCGCGTCGGCTCCGAAGGCCCCGTCGCCCCAGGCCCCGGCCGCGCCCGCAGGAACGCTGCCGGTGGGGCCCTCGGGGAAGTCGGTCGTCCAGAACCCGACCACCTACACCAACCCCATCTCGCTCACCCAGGGTTCGGAGCGGATCCTGACGGCCGGCGAGCCCGTCATCAAGATCTTCGACGGTGACTACTACCTGTTCACCCGGGGCAGGAAGGGCTACTGGTGGTCATCTGACTTCAAGGACTGGAACTACGTCGACGCGCCCAACCTGCTCGGCGGGATCGTCGGCATGACCGAGATCGACGGCAAGCTGTACAACTACGCCGGCAACACCAACAACCGGGTGATGACGACCGACGACCCCAAGACGGGGATCTGGTACGACGCCGGCACGTTCTCCAGCAACAACTACGGCGACGCCAGCATGCTCTACGACGAGGACACCGGCCGGCTGTTCATGTACTACGGGTGGTCGCAGATCCTGGGCATCCGCGTGGTCGAGCTGGACAAGCACACGTTCAAGGAGATCAGCAAGCCTCAGGTCGTGCTGTGGGGCGACCCGCACAACCACGGCTGGGAGACCCGGTACTCGGAGGACCTGATCTTCCCGTACTTCACCGACAGGGAGTACCGCCCGCAGGAGTACGGGTGGACCGAGGGTCCGCACCCGCTGAAGTACAAGGGCAAGTACTACGTCCTGTACTCCTCCATCGGCCTCGAGTTCGCCTCCTACGCGCAGGGCGTGTACGTGGCCGACGACCCGATGGGTCCCTACAAGTACGACGAGCACAACCCGCTGACCCGGATGGTGTCGGGCTCCGCGCCGGGCGCGGGCCACGGCAGCTTCTTCCAGGACAAGCAGGGCAAGCTCTGGACCATCGCCATGGTGGCGTTCACCCAGAACGGCGGTGCCGGCAACACGCTCATGTCGCTGTTCCCCACCGACGTCGACAAGCAGGGCGTGATGCACGGGGACGTCGAGTACGGCGACTACCCGCAGTACCTGCCAGGGGTCAAGAAGAACCCCATCAAGGACAACTTCACGGGCTGGACGCTGCTGTCGCTGAACAAGAAGGTCGAGACGTCGTCCACGCAGGTCAACTACTGGCCGGCCCTGGCGGTGGACGAGAACGGCAAGTCGTTCTGGAGCGCCCAGACAGGTGATCCGGGCGAGTACCTGACCGTCGACCTGGGCAAGGAGAGCGACATCCGCGGGATCCAGACCCAGTGGGACAAGGCCGGCGCTCGTGGGACCGGGGCGATCCCCCGCTACGAGTCGTACACCGTCCAGGTCTCCAGCGACAACCAGAACTGGACCACGGTCATCGACAAGAGCAACAACCCGCAGGACCTGCAGAGCGACTACGTCGAGCTCCCCACGGCCGTGACGGGGCGCTACGTGCGACTCACCAACGTGTTCACGCCCGACAGCGGGAAGTTCGCCGTGAAGGAGTTCCGCGTCTTCGGCAACCCCGGTGCGTCGACCTTCACCAAGGTGCCGAAGGGTCAGGTGATGGCGGTTCGCAACCAGGTCGACCGCCGCCGGGCCGACCTGCTGTGGCAGCCGGTGGAGGGCGCCGAGGGCTACGTGGTGCGCTACGGCATCGAGCCCAACAAGCTGTACCAGAGCGAGATGGTCTACGGGAAGAACTCCCTGGCCATCAAGAGCCTCAACGTCGACCCGGAGTACTACTTCCAGGTCGAGGCCTTCTCCAGCGGTACGCCTCGTTACGTGGAGAACCCGTTCGAGACCCGAGGCCGAGGCGCTGAGCTCGACTTCACCCGGCAGCCGACTGGCGGGGCGAGGACCACGGAGAAGGTGATGACGTACGAGACCTACGGGAGGGACGAGAAGTACGTCTTCGACAACGTCACGCCCGGCACCTACACGCTCAAGCACACCTACGGCGTCGGCATCTGGGGCCCGCAGGAGCTGACGGCCGATCAGCTGATCGGCACCGGGACCAAGCCCACCTACACCGCTCTGAACCTGACGCAGTTCGGCAACGGTTCGACGCAGTGGGGAACCATCGAGGTGCGGGTGTACCCGGGTGCGACGAGTGGACGGGTCGAGGTGACCTTCCACTACACCGATGACACCTCCGGGCCCACCGTCACCGTCAAGAACGGGCCCGGCGAGACCTCCGGCAACGCCACCGACGGCTACCAGCAGGTCTCGTACAAGCTGTTCGACAAGAGCAAGGTGGACAAGGTCGTCATCAACGGGGTGACCAAGGACCTGACCGACAACCAGTACTCCGACGTCAACTTCATCAAGCCGGGCGTCTTCGGAGCGCAGCTCGGCGACAACACCATGGACGTCTACGACGCCATCGGTCAGGTGACCACGCTCCACTTCACCCTGGTCCCCTGA
- a CDS encoding ROK family transcriptional regulator, producing the protein MTTGRRESLRGRNRQAVVAAVQSRPRCSRADVARVTGLSTSAVSTLVADLIEAEVLVELGTKASGAGGRPAVALGVAPRAGSLVGIHLGHADLRVVLTSLDGTMLMQQRHFLDVDHEPAASLDQLARSTAELLAAADVDRVRVLAVGVAVSAPVVDSRALASPPMLLDWGGVDIAGVLGERTGLPVHIGNDATLGALAEWRLGAGTAVDDLVYVMLGEGVGCGLVLGGRLHTGASGTAGELGHLPVVRDGKICRCGARGCLETVVSKRALVSALSHTRGLEAGVGTLLDLADAGDRGALRLLTDAGDVLGKALAGVCTIADPSLVVVGGDLTARPESSEALLVAARQALDQALPPVANHDVQIVRAELGSRAEALGAALLAASRSGIRLSEVAEPG; encoded by the coding sequence GTGACCACGGGACGTCGGGAGTCGTTGCGCGGTCGCAACCGGCAAGCCGTCGTCGCTGCGGTGCAGTCGAGGCCACGGTGCAGCCGGGCCGACGTGGCGCGGGTGACCGGCCTGTCCACCTCTGCCGTCTCGACGCTCGTGGCCGACCTGATCGAGGCCGAGGTGCTGGTCGAGCTCGGCACCAAGGCGTCGGGCGCGGGCGGCCGGCCGGCCGTGGCCCTCGGTGTGGCACCCCGAGCCGGATCGCTGGTCGGGATCCACCTCGGCCACGCCGACCTGCGGGTGGTGCTCACGTCCCTGGACGGGACCATGCTGATGCAGCAGCGCCACTTCCTCGACGTCGACCACGAGCCGGCAGCGTCCCTGGACCAGCTGGCCCGGAGCACGGCCGAGCTGCTCGCGGCGGCGGACGTCGACCGGGTCCGGGTGCTCGCCGTAGGGGTGGCCGTCTCCGCGCCGGTGGTCGACTCGCGTGCGCTGGCGTCGCCGCCGATGCTGCTGGACTGGGGCGGTGTCGACATCGCCGGCGTCCTGGGCGAGCGGACCGGGCTCCCGGTCCACATCGGGAACGACGCGACGCTCGGCGCGCTCGCCGAGTGGCGCCTCGGCGCCGGGACCGCTGTCGACGACCTCGTGTACGTGATGTTGGGCGAGGGGGTCGGTTGCGGTCTGGTCCTCGGCGGTCGCCTGCACACGGGTGCGTCGGGGACCGCCGGGGAGCTCGGCCACCTCCCTGTCGTCCGCGACGGCAAGATCTGTCGGTGCGGGGCTCGCGGCTGTCTCGAGACGGTCGTGAGCAAGCGGGCTCTGGTCTCGGCCCTCTCGCACACGAGGGGCCTCGAGGCCGGCGTCGGCACCCTGCTCGACCTGGCGGACGCCGGTGACCGGGGGGCGCTGCGCCTGCTCACCGACGCCGGCGACGTGCTCGGCAAGGCCCTGGCCGGGGTGTGCACCATCGCAGACCCGAGCCTGGTCGTGGTCGGTGGTGACCTCACCGCCCGGCCGGAGTCCAGCGAGGCCCTGCTCGTGGCCGCGCGTCAGGCCCTCGACCAGGCCCTCCCTCCGGTGGCCAACCACGACGTCCAGATCGTCCGTGCCGAGCTGGGCTCTCGCGCCGAGGCGCTCGGAGCAGCACTGCTCGCCGCCTCGCGGTCCGGCATCCGGCTGTCCGAGGTCGCGGAACCCGGCTGA
- a CDS encoding Pr6Pr family membrane protein, with protein MIRGAATGFYPYPFFNPHHVGGYGGVAAYCAVLLLAFVALAFVVRLLGARGTRRT; from the coding sequence ATGATCCGCGGGGCGGCCACCGGCTTCTACCCCTACCCGTTCTTCAACCCCCACCACGTCGGCGGCTACGGCGGGGTCGCGGCGTACTGCGCAGTCCTCCTGCTCGCCTTCGTCGCCCTGGCCTTCGTGGTCCGCCTGCTCGGCGCGCGAGGCACCAGGAGGACCTGA
- a CDS encoding class I SAM-dependent methyltransferase translates to MGLAQQFGRPSGVLGAVVGRGMAKGNAALSRWVVDRVAAHLGRAPERIAELGPGPGVGLEALLATFPDAQVWGVDISSVMLSQSRKRNRAAVEAGRLTLLEGGVDAVRACAPADLVMANHVLYFWTDPVADLVALRSFLRPGGVLALGYQLRPHMPAMAQKRFPAAGHRLYETEEDVTSVAVAGGFTSVVHEVEGTREAPEGRIMLATA, encoded by the coding sequence GTGGGTCTCGCGCAGCAGTTCGGTCGCCCCTCAGGCGTACTGGGCGCCGTCGTCGGTCGCGGCATGGCGAAAGGGAACGCCGCACTGAGCCGTTGGGTCGTCGACCGGGTGGCCGCTCATCTCGGACGTGCGCCCGAACGCATCGCCGAGCTCGGGCCCGGCCCAGGGGTCGGGCTCGAGGCACTGCTCGCCACGTTCCCCGACGCGCAGGTGTGGGGCGTCGACATCTCCTCGGTCATGCTCTCGCAGTCGCGAAAGCGCAATCGAGCAGCAGTGGAAGCAGGGCGGTTGACCCTGCTCGAGGGCGGGGTCGACGCGGTGCGTGCCTGCGCTCCCGCGGACCTCGTGATGGCGAACCACGTCCTCTACTTCTGGACGGACCCGGTCGCCGACCTCGTCGCCCTCCGCTCGTTCCTGCGACCCGGGGGCGTCCTCGCCCTGGGCTACCAGCTCCGACCCCACATGCCGGCGATGGCCCAGAAGCGCTTCCCCGCCGCGGGCCACCGCCTCTACGAGACAGAGGAAGACGTGACCTCCGTGGCCGTCGCAGGTGGTTTCACCTCCGTCGTGCATGAGGTCGAGGGGACGCGGGAGGCGCCGGAAGGGCGCATCATGTTGGCGACCGCCTGA
- a CDS encoding ester cyclase, with product MTVDARDGDQVVCATTTWSHSPSASAQSSPRMGEELMFDKKTNIAAQEAFGEAVNTGDLDAFDGLVDPNSVDHDPAPGQQPGPEGYKQFFTEMRTAFPDLHIEVENLVADDDQVAFAYTLTGTHEGPFRGHEATGKSVQVRGLQISKFADGKLTERWGSTDEVGILTQLGVN from the coding sequence ATGACCGTCGACGCACGGGATGGCGACCAGGTGGTCTGCGCAACCACCACCTGGTCCCACTCCCCGAGTGCATCCGCACAATCCAGTCCACGGATGGGAGAGGAACTCATGTTCGACAAGAAGACGAACATCGCGGCCCAGGAAGCCTTCGGCGAGGCCGTCAACACCGGCGACCTCGATGCCTTCGACGGCCTCGTCGACCCGAACAGCGTCGACCACGACCCGGCACCGGGGCAACAGCCCGGACCGGAGGGCTACAAGCAGTTCTTCACCGAGATGCGCACCGCCTTCCCCGATCTTCACATCGAGGTCGAGAACCTGGTCGCCGACGACGACCAGGTTGCGTTCGCCTACACCCTCACCGGCACCCATGAAGGACCTTTCCGAGGGCACGAAGCCACCGGCAAGTCGGTCCAGGTCCGCGGCCTGCAGATCAGCAAGTTCGCCGACGGCAAGCTGACCGAACGTTGGGGCAGCACCGACGAGGTCGGGATCCTCACCCAGCTCGGGGTCAACTGA
- a CDS encoding alpha/beta fold hydrolase yields MHGLGAGWRSWAPILDELAEHHEVIAVDLPGFGETPPLTGEVSIATLTDSVADFIRDEGLDGVSTVGQSMGGRIVLELARRGVGGDTVALDPGGFWSDRELVVFGATLRPSIALVRALRGMLPALLGSAAGRTLLLAQLSARPWALTRETVLPDVRGLADSPSTGAALDALTKGPKQQGAPAGTAPGRVTIGWGRRDLVTVPRQATRATELFPDAVLHWFERCGHFPQWDAPIEATQLILNSTA; encoded by the coding sequence GTGCACGGCCTGGGCGCTGGGTGGCGGTCCTGGGCCCCGATCCTCGATGAGCTGGCCGAGCACCACGAGGTGATCGCCGTCGACCTGCCGGGGTTCGGAGAAACGCCGCCGTTGACCGGCGAGGTCTCGATCGCCACCCTGACGGACTCCGTCGCGGACTTCATCCGCGACGAGGGTCTGGACGGGGTCTCGACCGTCGGCCAGTCGATGGGCGGTCGGATCGTGCTCGAGCTCGCGCGGCGGGGCGTCGGCGGCGACACTGTGGCGTTGGACCCGGGCGGCTTCTGGAGTGACCGTGAGCTCGTCGTCTTCGGCGCCACCCTCCGACCGTCGATCGCTCTGGTCCGGGCGCTGCGCGGCATGCTGCCAGCCCTGCTCGGCAGTGCTGCGGGACGGACTCTCCTTCTCGCACAGCTCTCGGCGCGCCCATGGGCGCTTACGCGCGAGACCGTTCTGCCGGACGTCCGCGGGCTGGCCGACTCCCCATCGACCGGCGCTGCCTTGGACGCTCTGACCAAAGGGCCCAAGCAACAGGGAGCCCCGGCAGGCACAGCCCCCGGGCGGGTGACGATCGGTTGGGGTCGTCGTGACCTGGTGACGGTGCCGAGACAGGCCACGCGTGCCACGGAGCTGTTCCCCGACGCTGTCCTGCACTGGTTCGAGCGGTGCGGTCACTTTCCACAGTGGGATGCCCCGATCGAAGCGACCCAGCTGATCCTCAACAGCACTGCCTGA
- a CDS encoding GNAT family N-acetyltransferase: protein MLTTRHGVRPLGVADLDAFLALTSRSPVVNVFADHRARTTNLEPRWLGGEMWGRFEGGDLVAACHVGANLVPVEASADDARAFAERALTRSRSVSTIVGPHEAVEVFWNTVASSWGRPRELRWRQPHLQIDGAPSVEAHPDVRRTTRADFELLYPACVAMYTEEVGVSPETGGGAELYRARVQQLISRGWSFARFEGEELVFKAEVACASPYAAQIQGVFVPRERRGEGLAVSGMAAVVDLVRREIAPTVSLYVNEWNTPARRAYERVGFRESARFSTVMF, encoded by the coding sequence GTGCTCACCACGCGTCACGGCGTCCGCCCTCTGGGTGTGGCCGACCTGGACGCGTTCTTGGCGCTGACCTCGCGGAGTCCGGTGGTGAACGTGTTCGCGGATCACCGGGCGCGCACGACCAACCTGGAGCCGCGGTGGTTGGGCGGGGAGATGTGGGGGCGCTTCGAGGGGGGCGACCTGGTGGCGGCATGCCACGTGGGGGCCAACCTGGTGCCGGTGGAGGCGTCGGCGGACGACGCGCGGGCGTTCGCGGAGCGGGCGCTGACGCGGAGCCGGAGCGTGTCGACGATCGTGGGGCCGCACGAGGCGGTCGAGGTCTTCTGGAACACGGTGGCGTCGTCGTGGGGGCGGCCGCGGGAGCTGCGGTGGCGCCAGCCGCACCTGCAGATCGACGGCGCGCCCTCGGTGGAGGCGCACCCGGACGTGCGGCGCACGACGCGAGCGGACTTCGAGCTGCTCTACCCGGCGTGCGTGGCGATGTACACCGAGGAGGTCGGGGTGTCGCCGGAGACGGGCGGTGGGGCGGAGCTCTACCGGGCGCGGGTGCAGCAGCTGATCAGCCGGGGCTGGTCGTTCGCGCGGTTCGAGGGCGAGGAGCTGGTGTTCAAGGCGGAGGTGGCGTGCGCGTCGCCGTACGCCGCGCAGATCCAGGGCGTGTTCGTGCCCCGGGAACGGCGGGGCGAGGGCCTGGCCGTCAGCGGGATGGCCGCGGTGGTGGACCTGGTGCGGCGCGAGATCGCGCCGACGGTGTCGCTGTACGTCAACGAGTGGAACACGCCGGCCCGGCGGGCCTACGAGCGCGTGGGGTTCCGGGAGTCGGCGCGGTTCTCGACGGTGATGTTCTAG
- a CDS encoding DUF4328 domain-containing protein encodes MSHTHPPHAAAAYYPTGGPTAGGPRDLTALGVLAFVSAAVATACTCASAMVLGRAARIRSEQGLDALDWSLGVYYAGAVLGAISLLAGWVTGSLWLHRARANAIALDPDRPQPLGGGWAWGGWLTPVLALWFPLKMVRDVRRATTPRASAGLLGFWWALFLATEIGLWASFNLQGDALARFDHAATAHQMSVMTAAVMVAALAGWGEVLRAVTTEQHARMYAAPPPVPSAA; translated from the coding sequence ATGTCGCACACGCACCCGCCGCACGCAGCCGCGGCGTACTACCCGACCGGCGGGCCGACCGCGGGCGGGCCACGGGACCTGACCGCGCTCGGCGTGCTCGCCTTCGTGAGCGCCGCCGTCGCCACGGCCTGCACCTGCGCCTCGGCGATGGTGCTCGGCCGCGCGGCGCGCATCCGCTCCGAGCAGGGGCTGGACGCGCTCGACTGGAGCCTGGGCGTCTACTACGCCGGCGCCGTCCTCGGCGCGATCAGCCTGCTCGCCGGCTGGGTCACCGGCTCGCTGTGGCTGCACCGCGCCCGCGCCAACGCCATCGCCCTCGACCCCGACCGACCACAGCCGCTCGGCGGCGGCTGGGCCTGGGGCGGCTGGCTGACCCCGGTCCTCGCGCTGTGGTTCCCGCTCAAGATGGTCCGCGACGTCCGGCGCGCCACCACGCCGCGCGCCTCCGCCGGCCTGCTCGGCTTCTGGTGGGCACTGTTCCTGGCCACCGAGATCGGCCTCTGGGCGTCGTTCAACCTCCAGGGCGACGCCCTGGCCCGCTTCGACCACGCCGCCACCGCCCACCAGATGTCGGTGATGACCGCGGCCGTCATGGTCGCCGCCCTCGCCGGCTGGGGCGAGGTGCTCCGCGCGGTGACCACCGAGCAGCACGCCCGGATGTACGCCGCGCCGCCGCCGGTCCCGAGTGCGGCCTAG